Proteins from a single region of Schistocerca gregaria isolate iqSchGreg1 chromosome 3, iqSchGreg1.2, whole genome shotgun sequence:
- the LOC126354280 gene encoding UDP-glycosyltransferase UGT5-like — protein MLVSNHFTECYPRPNLPNFVELTGPHIQPDTKPLPQEWLDGATDGVIYFSLGTNVLSSTMPPEKRRAFLDAFSQLPQRVLWKWETDDATDLPPNVKMSKWLPQQSVLAHTNVRIFITQGGLQSFNEATYYGVPLIGIPFMGDQHYNVAKMVSAEIGYRLQFRSITKDVVLKAIRTILGDPKYRENMKKLSAVYREHQAESLPKAIWWIEYVLRHNGAPHLRSAGMDLSWYQLLLLDVIAFVLCVTVICSVTMYSLVRFLISVVFKDAKLKTH, from the exons ATGCTCGTTTCTAACCACTTCACTGAATGCTATCCCAGGCCAAATCTCCCAAACTTTGTTGAACTGACTGGTCCACACATACAGCCAGACACTAAACCTCTTCCTCAG GAGTGGCTGGACGGAGCGACTGATGGCGTCATCTACTTCAGCCTGGGCACCAATGTACTGAGTAGCACAATGCCACCAGAAAAGCGACGGGCCTTCCTCGACGCCTTTTCCCAGCTGCCTCAGAGGGTACTCTGGAAGTGGGAGACGGACGACGCGACTGACCTGCCACCTAATGTTAAAATGTCCAAATGGCTTCCACAACAATCTGTACTAG CACATACAAATGTCAGAATCTTCATCacacaaggaggcctgcagagctTCAATGAAGCCACTTATTATGGCGTCCCTTTAATTGGGATTCCATTCATGGGAGATCAGCATTACAATGTAGCAAAAATGGTATCTGCTGAAATTGGTTACAGGCTGCAATTTCGAAGTATCACAAAGGATGTGGTTCTAAAAGCTATTAGAACTATTCTTGGTGATCCTAA GTACCGGGAAAACATGAAAAAGTTGTCAGCAGTGTATCGTGAGCATCAGGCAGAGTCACTTCCGAAAGCCATCTGGTGGATAGAATACGTTCTGCGCCACAATGGAGCTCCACATCTTCGTAGCGCAGGAATGGACCTAAGCTGGTACCAGCTTCTGCTGCTAGATGTCATTGCCTTTGTGCTGTGTGTCACTGTAATCTGTTCTGTTACGATGTATTCATTGGTAAGgtttctcatttctgttgtttttaAGGATGCAAAACTCAAGACCCACTGA